GAGCCTGCGGGTTTGTTTTCTCCGCCGGGCTGGACCAGGTAAATCGCCAGATTAGTGAGTTGTTTCTGAAGGCCCTCGCGGATTTCCGCGGGAGTCTCCCATTGCTGGCCGCCGGTTGCGGTGTTTGTTATCGTGTCCAGCCCCTGGGCTGAAGCTGCGTGCAATGAGAGGATCAGGGAAAATCCGCACAAGCAGGTCAGGTGGCGCACTATTTGTATCTGCGTGGACATACCCGTAACGCTAACAATAGGCCGTTAAATTGCAAAACATTATGATGGATGGCCTGCGGCAGAATATCAGACCGACCTTTACGAAAGCTTTTTCGGGGCGTCCGGGGGGTGCGGAGTGTTCCAGCTCCGAAAGGCGTCCGCCTGAGCAGGCGGGATTCGGCAGGTTTCCATGAGGCCCGCTTGTTTTGCCCGGCGGATCAGCGATTGAAGCGAGTGGTCGGGCCCTGCAAGGGCATCCTCAACCAAGGACAGAATTTCAATGGGATAAACCGCCGCAGTTCCTTCCCACAAGCCATCGTGTTCAATAACAACTCCTCCCTTGTGCACGAGCATCTGTTTCAGCACAGACGAGGTCATCCAGGGCATATCAACGGCTAAAACCAACAGCCGTGGGGTAACGCAGGCGCGCAGGAGCGCAGCCAATCCTGCCAACGGCCCTTGGTCGGCGTGTTGGTCGTAAATGACTTTATAGGAAGACCCAATATAAGGACCATCCGGGCGTCCGGAAATCAGGAGTTGCGAGGGATTCAGGCTTTCCAGCAAACGGACTTGCCGTTGCCAGAGCATTTCGCCTTCAAATTCCAGCGCGGCCTTGTCGCGTCCCATGCGCGAAGAACGCCCTCCGGCGAGAAGCCCTGCTGTGAAAGAAGTCTGCATTTTTACTCTTAATCTTAATCTTACTCCGGCTCTCGCTCCAACTCTAACTTTATCGCTATCTCAAACTCTTTTCTCGGACTTAAGGAGTGCGAGTTGGAGATTGAGTTGGAGATTGAGTTGGAGATTGAGTTGGAGATTGAGTTGGAGATTGAGTTGGAGATTGAGTTGGAGATTGAGTTGGAGATTGAGTTGGAGATTGAGTTGGAGATTGAGTTAGAGATTGAGTTGGAGATTGAGTTGGAGATTGAGTTGGAGATTGAGTTAGAGATTGAGTTGGAGATTGAGTTGGAGATTGAGTTGGAGATTGAGTTGGAGATTGAGTTAGAGAACAAGTCTGAACCCCGCAGGGCCGGTTTTGAGAATTCCGTCGCTGAGGATGCGGGCTCTCAATCCTCCCTGTCCTTTGAGCATTTCTTCCGCCCCAGGGGTGAAAGCCTGTTCCATCCAATAACAGGGAGAACATTCGGTCATTCCTTCAAAGGAGATGCTCTGGATTTCAAATTTTTTCCCGATCAAGGAATTCAAATCGATGCCGC
The nucleotide sequence above comes from Candidatus Methylacidiphilales bacterium. Encoded proteins:
- a CDS encoding molybdenum cofactor guanylyltransferase; the protein is MQTSFTAGLLAGGRSSRMGRDKAALEFEGEMLWQRQVRLLESLNPSQLLISGRPDGPYIGSSYKVIYDQHADQGPLAGLAALLRACVTPRLLVLAVDMPWMTSSVLKQMLVHKGGVVIEHDGLWEGTAAVYPIEILSLVEDALAGPDHSLQSLIRRAKQAGLMETCRIPPAQADAFRSWNTPHPPDAPKKLS